From one Lycium barbarum isolate Lr01 chromosome 6, ASM1917538v2, whole genome shotgun sequence genomic stretch:
- the LOC132598505 gene encoding glucan endo-1,3-beta-glucosidase: MSTIIMTRGASKYVFFFSLFILLACISGLSPAFSFKHKELEKEREQKFHFFAKGLLELLPIRAFKHDDSMDPPSTGFPTTPIVNPVTTPTNMPPDNSAPTVVTVPSTNPNPGIPNLGSTPPAAPVTDPNPNPNPPGPITNPVTTPSTDSPVSNPVTTNPTPVGGVPVTTPVTPPATTNAPSTGGGSWCVAKNGAAQTALQSALDYACGKGADCSAIQQGGSCYNPNSLQSHASYAFNSYFQKNPGQTSCDFGGAATITNSNPSTGSCVFPASGSSTSSPTTPTPTTTTPTSGTPAPTTSSTTGAAVPGLAPPTGTNGNDSGFGMMPSGIGESIPPTSTTSLSMSNGLQPLVGCIILVASVATSKLVLEI, from the exons ATGTCCACCATTATAATGACTAGAGGAGCTTCAAAATatgtcttcttcttctccttgtttATTCTTCTTGCTTGCATTTCTG GATTATCCCCAGCTTTTAGCTTTAAGCACAAAGAGCTTGAAAAGGAAAGGGAACAAAAATTCCATTTTTTCGCGAAAGGACTGCTTGAATTGTTACCCATTAGAGCATTTAAACATGATGACTCGATGGATCCACCATCAACTGGATTTCCTACAACCCCTATCGTAAATCCTGTCACAACTCCAACTAATATGCCTCCAGATAACTCAGCTCCAACAGTTGTTACTGTCCCATCCACAAACCCCAACCCTGGAATTCCGAATCTTGGGTCTACACCTCCTGCAGCCCCTGTAACTGACCCGaaccccaaccccaaccctcCGGGACCAATTACTAATCCAGTTACCACCCCCAGCACAGATTCACCCGTAAGTAATCCTGTAACAACGAATCCAACCCCCGTAGGTGGTGTTCCTGTCACCACCCCGGTAACGCCACCTGCAACTACAAATGCTCCTTCTACTGGAGGTGGGAGCTGGTGCGTAGCGAAGAATGGAGCAGCACAGACTGCACTTCAGTCGGCACTTGATTATGCTTGTGGGAAGGGAGCAGATTGCTCAGCCATCCAGCAGGGTGGAAGTTGTTATAATCCTAATAGTCTGCAAAGTCATGCATCCTATGCTTTCAATAGCTACTTTCAAAAGAATCCAGGGCAAACGAGCTGTGATTTTGGGGGTGCCGCCACGATAACCAACTCAAACCCAA GCACCGGTTCTTGTGTTTTCCCTGCATCGGGGTCTTCTACATCATCGCCTACAACACCTACTCCAACAACTACCACGCCAACCTCTGGAACTCCAGCACCAACAACATCATCGACAACAGGTGCTGCAGTACCAGG CTTAGCACCTCCAACAGGGACGAACGGGAACGACTCTGGTTTTGGAATGATGCCCTCGGGCATTGGTGAGAGTATCCCTCCAACTTCTACCACCTCACTGTCCATGTCAAACGGTTTGCAACCCCTAGTTGGCTGCATCATTCTAGTCGCCTCCGTAGCGACTAGCAAGCTTGTCTTGGAGATATGA
- the LOC132598506 gene encoding nuclear envelope-associated protein 2-like isoform X2, whose protein sequence is MEERPSSSSSTTSCYVVDPLLKDLSEKKQNFRRNVVSLAAELKEEAESKAKKMEEEINKLQKNLEARNGQLQVSAINTEKYVKQLDDLRSQLSTTQATANASAASAQSAQLQCLALLKELDEKNSSLKEHEVRVNRLGEQLDLLQKDLQARETSQKQLKDEVVRIEHDIMQALAKSSANKDCELRKILDEVSPKNIEKMNKLLTNKDEEIAKLRDEIRIMSAHWRLKTNELESQLEKHRRADQELKKRIMKLEFCLQEARTQTRKLHRMGERRDKAIKELRDQLATKQFGTSSDNKQNFWDTSGFKIVVSMSMLVLVLFSKR, encoded by the exons ATGGAAGAAAGGCCATCGTCGTCATCTTCAACGACGTCGTGTTATGTGGTGGATCCGTTGTTGAAAGATCTGAGTGAGAAGAAACAGAATTTCAGGCGAAACGTGGTGTCACTTGCGGCTGAGCTGAAGGAG GAAGCAGAGAGTAAAGCTAAGAAAATGGAAGAAGAGATAAACAAATTGCAGAAGAATTTGGAGGCGAGGAACGGACAGCTTCAAGTTTCAGCTATAAACACTGAGAAG TATGTCAAGCAGTTGGATGATCTTAGATCACAACTTTCCACTACTCAAGCAACTGCAAATGCAAGTGCTGCATCAGCTCAATCTGCACAGCTTCAGTGTTTGGCGCTTTTGAAAGAGTTGGATGAGAAGAACAGTTCACTAAAGGAACATGAAGTTCGTGTAAATAGACTTGGTGAGCAGTTAGATCTTTTGCAGAAGGATCTTCAAGCAAGAGAAACATCCCAAAAGCAATTGAAAGATGAGGTCGTGAGAATTGAGCATGATATCATGCAAGCATTAGCAAAATCCAGCGCAAACAAAGATTGTGAATTGAGGAAGATTTTAGATGAGGTCTCACCAAAGAATATTGAGAAGATGAACAAGCTGTTGACGAACAAAGATGAAGAAATTGCCAAACTTAGGGATGAAATCAGGATCATGTCTGCCCACTGGAGACTAAAAACCAATGAGTTGGAATCTCAG TTAGAAAAGCATCGCAGGGCTGATCAAGAGTTGAAAAAGAGGATTATGAAGTTGGAATTCTGTCTCCAAGAGGCTCGAACTCAAACTCGCAAGCTCCATAGG ATGGGGGAACGACGTGACAAAGCTATTAAGGAACTGAGAGACCAATTAGCGACTAAGCAATTCGGAACTTCCAGCGATAATAAACAGAACTTCTGGGATACCTCAGGATTCAAGATTGTTGTTTCAATGTCCATGTTGGTGTTAGTCCTCTTTTCGAAGCGGTAA
- the LOC132598506 gene encoding nuclear envelope-associated protein 2-like isoform X1, whose translation MGKIENKVELMEERPSSSSSTTSCYVVDPLLKDLSEKKQNFRRNVVSLAAELKEVRSRLACQEQSFVRETLTRQEAESKAKKMEEEINKLQKNLEARNGQLQVSAINTEKYVKQLDDLRSQLSTTQATANASAASAQSAQLQCLALLKELDEKNSSLKEHEVRVNRLGEQLDLLQKDLQARETSQKQLKDEVVRIEHDIMQALAKSSANKDCELRKILDEVSPKNIEKMNKLLTNKDEEIAKLRDEIRIMSAHWRLKTNELESQLEKHRRADQELKKRIMKLEFCLQEARTQTRKLHRMGERRDKAIKELRDQLATKQFGTSSDNKQNFWDTSGFKIVVSMSMLVLVLFSKR comes from the exons ATGg GCAAAATAGAAAACAAAGTTGAATTAATGGAAGAAAGGCCATCGTCGTCATCTTCAACGACGTCGTGTTATGTGGTGGATCCGTTGTTGAAAGATCTGAGTGAGAAGAAACAGAATTTCAGGCGAAACGTGGTGTCACTTGCGGCTGAGCTGAAGGAGGTTCGTAGCCGTCTAGCTTGTCAAGAACAGTCTTTTGTTCGTGAAACCCTAACCAGACAG GAAGCAGAGAGTAAAGCTAAGAAAATGGAAGAAGAGATAAACAAATTGCAGAAGAATTTGGAGGCGAGGAACGGACAGCTTCAAGTTTCAGCTATAAACACTGAGAAG TATGTCAAGCAGTTGGATGATCTTAGATCACAACTTTCCACTACTCAAGCAACTGCAAATGCAAGTGCTGCATCAGCTCAATCTGCACAGCTTCAGTGTTTGGCGCTTTTGAAAGAGTTGGATGAGAAGAACAGTTCACTAAAGGAACATGAAGTTCGTGTAAATAGACTTGGTGAGCAGTTAGATCTTTTGCAGAAGGATCTTCAAGCAAGAGAAACATCCCAAAAGCAATTGAAAGATGAGGTCGTGAGAATTGAGCATGATATCATGCAAGCATTAGCAAAATCCAGCGCAAACAAAGATTGTGAATTGAGGAAGATTTTAGATGAGGTCTCACCAAAGAATATTGAGAAGATGAACAAGCTGTTGACGAACAAAGATGAAGAAATTGCCAAACTTAGGGATGAAATCAGGATCATGTCTGCCCACTGGAGACTAAAAACCAATGAGTTGGAATCTCAG TTAGAAAAGCATCGCAGGGCTGATCAAGAGTTGAAAAAGAGGATTATGAAGTTGGAATTCTGTCTCCAAGAGGCTCGAACTCAAACTCGCAAGCTCCATAGG ATGGGGGAACGACGTGACAAAGCTATTAAGGAACTGAGAGACCAATTAGCGACTAAGCAATTCGGAACTTCCAGCGATAATAAACAGAACTTCTGGGATACCTCAGGATTCAAGATTGTTGTTTCAATGTCCATGTTGGTGTTAGTCCTCTTTTCGAAGCGGTAA